The following are from one region of the Pocillopora verrucosa isolate sample1 chromosome 3, ASM3666991v2, whole genome shotgun sequence genome:
- the LOC131800309 gene encoding large ribosomal subunit protein eL14-like isoform X3, whose product MVYKRLVEIGRVALINSGPDEGKLCVIVDVVDQNRALIDGPCTNVCRQALNFKHLSLTDFKVKVGPSAKSGPVKNAFEKGEILEKWEKTAWAKKLATKKKRATLTDFDRFKLKLAKQRKNRVLKAELKKLRKEAKV is encoded by the exons ATG GTGTACAAGCGTTTGGTGGAGATTGGCCGTGTAGCCCTTATTAACTCTGGGCCCGATGAAGGAAAACTTTGTGTCATAGTTGATGTGGTGGATCAGAATCGA GCTCTTATTGATGGGCCCTGTACCAATGTGTGCCGCCAAGCCCTTAACTTCAAGCACCTCTCCCTCACTGACTTCAAGGTCAAAGTTGGACCCTCTGCTAAGAGTGGACCAGTGAAGAACGCCTTTGAGAAGGGAGAGATCCTTGAAAAGTGGGAAAAGACAGCCTGGGCCAAGAAACTGGCCACAAAGAAGAAGCGAGCAACTCTCACTGACTTTGATCGCTTTAAGCTCAAATTGGCCAAGCAGAGG AAAAACAGAGTTCTTAAAGCTGAACTGAAGAAGTTGCGCAAAGAGGCCAAAGTGTAA
- the LOC131800309 gene encoding large ribosomal subunit protein eL14-like isoform X1: MSLESRQVVHTVYKRLVEIGRVALINSGPDEGKLCVIVDVVDQNRALIDGPCTNVCRQALNFKHLSLTDFKVKVGPSAKSGPVKNAFEKGEILEKWEKTAWAKKLATKKKRATLTDFDRFKLKLAKQRKNRVLKAELKKLRKEAKV; encoded by the exons GTGTACAAGCGTTTGGTGGAGATTGGCCGTGTAGCCCTTATTAACTCTGGGCCCGATGAAGGAAAACTTTGTGTCATAGTTGATGTGGTGGATCAGAATCGA GCTCTTATTGATGGGCCCTGTACCAATGTGTGCCGCCAAGCCCTTAACTTCAAGCACCTCTCCCTCACTGACTTCAAGGTCAAAGTTGGACCCTCTGCTAAGAGTGGACCAGTGAAGAACGCCTTTGAGAAGGGAGAGATCCTTGAAAAGTGGGAAAAGACAGCCTGGGCCAAGAAACTGGCCACAAAGAAGAAGCGAGCAACTCTCACTGACTTTGATCGCTTTAAGCTCAAATTGGCCAAGCAGAGG AAAAACAGAGTTCTTAAAGCTGAACTGAAGAAGTTGCGCAAAGAGGCCAAAGTGTAA